The Anaerolineales bacterium region ATGTTCGATCTCTCCTCTGCACGATTTGCATTTCTTGATTTGGAAACCTCTGGCTTATCTCCGTGGTTTGGCGACCGCGTGTGCGAGGTGGGAATCGTCGTCACGGAGGGGAAACGCATCAAACGGCAATTTCAGACGCTGGTGAATCCTGAACGTCCGCTTTCGGTGGGGGCGGCGAGCACGAACGGGCTGACGGACGAGGAACTGTCGAAGGCGCCGCGTTTTGCTGAGGTGGCTGAATCAGTTGTCGGCTTGGTGAATGAAGCGGTGGTCGTCTGTCACAACGCAAAGTTCGATTTGCAATTCCTCGATAGCGAGTTCAAGCGACTCGGGCGCGTCATCCAAATCCCGAACTTGATCGACACGCTGATGCTGGCGCGGCAATATTACGAGATGCCGTCGTACAGTTTGGGATTCATCGCCGAGTCGTTCCATCTGCCCGTCGCGGTGAAACACCGCGCGCTCGACGGCGCGCTCGCGGCGCGGGGAGTCTTCTTTGCGATGATGGAACAAATGAAGCAGTTCAACAAGCCGCTCGACGAGTATATCGGCATTTACAACTCGCCCGCCTGGCCCAACGAGGGAATCGAACTGCCGACCGAATTGGGCGAGGCGATCTACAGCAATAAACGCATGTTCATCCGCTATGTGGATGGCGACGGCGAGACGACTGAACGTTGGATCACGCCGAAGCAAGTGATGGGCTTGAAGGATTATGTTTATCTACAAGCGTTTTGTCACTTGCGAAACGACGAGCGCAGTTTTCGTTTGGATCGGATTACGAATGTGCAAGTAGAGGAATAGCAAACATCGCACGAAATTTCTTGCCACAGAGATCACAGAGAAAATGAGTTTTTTCTCAATGGTCTCTGAGCGCTCTGTGGCTTTCTATTGATTTCTTTATCCAAGAGGTTTGATGTACGAATTCACCGAAGCAGACTTGAAATCGAATCAGCGTGGCTTTCTCACACAGGGACAGCGTGACTACCTGAAAACGATCGGCGAGGGCGGCGTGCGAGTGCAAAAAGGGAACATAAAGTTTGCGGTTTTCTTTATGTTTCTCGGTCTGTGCATCACGCTGGGGTTGTATTTGCAAAACGAGGATTCCCGCGCGGCGTTGTTCTCGAATCCGCTGAACATTTTGGTTTTCCCCGCGATCATCGTTATCGTGGGACTGGTACTCGCATTCAGCGTCTGGCTGGCGCGGCGCATTTCAGAGTTGCTCAAAAAAGCGGATTTGAAAGTGGCGGAGGGGAAGATTCGCCTCGATTCGCATTTCAACTCGGGCGCGGGGTTCACCAGTTATTACGTCTATGTGGGCAAAAAACGCTTCGGCTTCACCGATGACATGAGCCATACGTTCAAGGAAGGGGAGAAGTATCGCGTCTATTACGTCAAGGTCAGCGCGTATGAGTTGATCATGTCGTATGAAAAGATGTAAGGGCAACACAGCGAGTAGGGGCGACTCATTGAGTCGCCCCTACGGTACAATCGGGGCAATATGAAAGAATTCATCTATTCCCGCAATGCAGTTTACGAAACTTTGCGCGCAAAACGGCGCGATGTGTTCAAGATCGAAATTTCGGATACGGTTCAAGCCAAAGGAAAAATAGCCGAGATTTTGAGTTTGGCGCAACAGAAAAAGATTCAGGTGGTGAAAGCGCCGCGCGCGCGGCTGGATAAAATCCACGAACACAATCAGGGAATTGTCGCGGAGGTGAGCAAGTATCCGTATGCCGATCTGCTTGACATCTTCGAGAACGCACGCAAAAAAGATGAACCTCCGTTCGTGCTGTTGCTCGATTCGTTGAACGACCCGCAGAATTTCGGCGCGCTGATTCGCACAGCCGAGGCGGTGGGTGTGCATGGCATCGTCATTCCGCTGGCGCACACGGTGGAGGTCACGCCTGCGGTGGTCAACGCGTCGTCGGGCGCGAGCGAGCATCTGCTCATTGCGCGCATGAATTTGTCACAGGCGATCGACGCGTTGAAAGAGGAAAATGTTTGGGTGGTCGGGTTGGATCAGGACGGGGAAACGGTCGGCGCGAAGACAACGCGTCACTTTAGTGGGGCAACCGCACTCGTGGTCGGAAGCGAGGGCGAGGGCATCCGTCAACTCACGCGGGCGAAATGCGACATCGTTTTGAAACTTCCGATGCGCGGGCAAGTCGAATCGTTGAACGCGGCGGTGGCGGGGTCGGTGGCGTTGTATCTGGCGTATTTGGCGAGAAAGGGTGGTTGAGTAGACCTGCGTGCGGTGCGCTGAGCCTGTCGAAGTGATCTTCGCAGGTCGTACACTTGCACCTGCATGCAAGTGCAGGTGTCGAAACCACCCATAAGCAACGCAGTTCTTGTTACAAGTGAATCCTTGAACATCGTTGGTTTCGATACGGGCTTCGCCCTACTCAACCAACGGAGCATATTTGGAGATAACATGCCTCAAGCAACCTATCATTTCCCGCGCGGATTTTTATGGGGGACGGCAACCTCGTCGCATCAAGTGGAGGGGAACAACACGAACAATCAGTGGTGGATGTGGGAACAAACGGGTCACACCGACGGGACGTCTGGTCTCGCCTGCGATTGGTGGGGCGGACGCTGGAGGGAAGACTTCGACCGCGCCGCGGAGACTGGGCAAAACGCGCATCGCTTCTCGGTGGAGTGGAGCCGCATCCAGCCGACGCCCGACACGTGGGACGAAGACGCGCTCGAACGTTATCGCGCCATGTTGCGCGGACTCCGCGAACGCGGCATGACAGCGATAGTCACGCTACATCATTTTTCTGATCCGCTGTGGTTTTATGAAATGGACGGTTGGGAGCACGACGACGCGCCGATGCTGTTCGAGAAATTTGTCCGCAAAGTTGTGGAGGCTTTGAAAGAATATTGTTCGCTGTGGTGCACGGTCAACGAGCCGAACGTCTATACTTTGAGCGGATACGTGGCAGGCTTGTTTCCCGCCAAACGCCATGGACTGAATGTTGCCAAACGTGTGCAGGCAAATTTACTACTCGGTCATGCCGCGGCTTATCACGCCATCCACGAGATTCAAAAGGAGGCGCAGGTCGGTTACGCGTTGCATTATCGCCCGATGGCGGCGCGCAACAAATGGTCGCCGCTCGATCGGTTGATGCGGAACATCCAGTACAACGGCATCAACATGGCGTTCCCCAGCGCGATCAGCGCTGGAGTGATGAAATCGCCGATGGGCAATGTGCGTATCCCCGAAGCGAAAGGGACGCAGGATTATCTCGGTCTAAATTACTATTCGGTGGATACGATTGCATTCGACATCACAAGACCACAAGAATTATTTGGCAAGCGATATTATCCCGACGATTCAGATTTCAGCGAGACGAAGTTCATCGCCAACATCCCCGAAGGGATTTTCGACACGATCAAGTGGGCAACGCGGACGTACCCAAACCTTCCGCTCTACGTCACCGAGAACGGAGTGGAAGACGCGGACGACAAGATGCGTCCGCGTTACATCGCCCAGCATATCCATCAAGTTTGGCGCGCGGTCAATTTCAACTTCCCCGTGAAGGGATATTTCCACTGGTCGCTGGTGGATAACTTCGAATGGGAGCGCGGCTGGACGCAACGCTTCGGTCTATGGGGGGTGGATGTTGAAACGCAAAAGCGTATCAAACGCCCGTCTGTGGATCTGT contains the following coding sequences:
- a CDS encoding exonuclease domain-containing protein, whose protein sequence is MFDLSSARFAFLDLETSGLSPWFGDRVCEVGIVVTEGKRIKRQFQTLVNPERPLSVGAASTNGLTDEELSKAPRFAEVAESVVGLVNEAVVVCHNAKFDLQFLDSEFKRLGRVIQIPNLIDTLMLARQYYEMPSYSLGFIAESFHLPVAVKHRALDGALAARGVFFAMMEQMKQFNKPLDEYIGIYNSPAWPNEGIELPTELGEAIYSNKRMFIRYVDGDGETTERWITPKQVMGLKDYVYLQAFCHLRNDERSFRLDRITNVQVEE
- the rlmB gene encoding 23S rRNA (guanosine(2251)-2'-O)-methyltransferase RlmB: MKEFIYSRNAVYETLRAKRRDVFKIEISDTVQAKGKIAEILSLAQQKKIQVVKAPRARLDKIHEHNQGIVAEVSKYPYADLLDIFENARKKDEPPFVLLLDSLNDPQNFGALIRTAEAVGVHGIVIPLAHTVEVTPAVVNASSGASEHLLIARMNLSQAIDALKEENVWVVGLDQDGETVGAKTTRHFSGATALVVGSEGEGIRQLTRAKCDIVLKLPMRGQVESLNAAVAGSVALYLAYLARKGG
- a CDS encoding family 1 glycosylhydrolase, which codes for MPQATYHFPRGFLWGTATSSHQVEGNNTNNQWWMWEQTGHTDGTSGLACDWWGGRWREDFDRAAETGQNAHRFSVEWSRIQPTPDTWDEDALERYRAMLRGLRERGMTAIVTLHHFSDPLWFYEMDGWEHDDAPMLFEKFVRKVVEALKEYCSLWCTVNEPNVYTLSGYVAGLFPAKRHGLNVAKRVQANLLLGHAAAYHAIHEIQKEAQVGYALHYRPMAARNKWSPLDRLMRNIQYNGINMAFPSAISAGVMKSPMGNVRIPEAKGTQDYLGLNYYSVDTIAFDITRPQELFGKRYYPDDSDFSETKFIANIPEGIFDTIKWATRTYPNLPLYVTENGVEDADDKMRPRYIAQHIHQVWRAVNFNFPVKGYFHWSLVDNFEWERGWTQRFGLWGVDVETQKRIKRPSVDLYAEICKENGVSSEMVQKYCPEVFDKLFPV